The Chrysemys picta bellii isolate R12L10 unplaced genomic scaffold, ASM1138683v2 scaf1607, whole genome shotgun sequence genome contains the following window.
CTGCTGCTCCTCCCGCATCTGCTTCATCAGTGCCACCTGCAGGCCCCCCGACAGCCACACCCAGCATAAGGAGTGTGCACAAGGGGCTGTGCCCATCCACCGTCCCTCCCCAGTTTGAAGAGCTAGCACAAGCAGGCcatgcccctccagccccctcctcctctgcccagccaggTACCTTCGCCTTCTTCATCTCTGCCACCTCAGCCTGCAGCTTCTTGAGCTCCCGCTCATAGCGCGACTGGTTCTTGAGCAGACGAGCGTGTTCcttctgggctgcctgcagcttctgcaggtCCCGATTCATCTCCTTCAGCCGCTTCTCGTAGTCCGCCTTGATCTTGTTGGCCTTCTCCTCCGTGTAGCATTCCATGGTGCCTGAAGGGGGTGGCGCAGAGACGCTCAGAGTGCCAGGCTAGGCCGAGCCCATCACGCTCCATcccacccagctgccccctggacccaccaggcccccagggaaagcaccctcAGTGGGGGGCACTTTAGATTAACTCTTGGCCTCCAGGGACAAGCctgcctggtccagcagctcaggaGATGTTCAATGGCCGAGTAGCCCAGACCAGTCATTGCCTGCAAGCCAGAACCATGGGCCTATTTTAGACCAATAACCCCGGCAGCAGAGCAGTGCCAGGCGTGTGCCAGGGACCGCACCGCTCCAGGGACTGGGTGCACACTGTTCTCCTCCAGGCAGCCATTGCTGTTCAGCCCAGAGGGGGATGCTGCTGAGATGAGTTTGGTGGGACTCAGCTGGGGGCAGGTGTCTCAATCACTAAAGTCTCAGTTATAGCATCAGCTGCCCCACTCGGGGAAGATGCCCAGGACTGAAAAGCCCTGGAGTTGGAGCTCTCTGCATGGGCAGGCTACGCTGCTGCTCCTGCATTGGAGAGCCACAGTTTCCTCGCTGGGAGGAAGtcgggagcagctgggagcttggCCGCAGATGCCAGGTGGCTTTGCCTCTTTGCCTGGCCCTGTCACCCTGACACATGTCAGAGCTTGGAGCTCCTCCGAGGGAAGGGACTTTCCCTGGGCCCTACACCCACTGTCTCCCCACAGCCAGTGGGCTGCACAGCTGGGAGGTCACGGGGtcaccaggcccagccctgatcaAGAGGCGGGACAAGTGGCACACAGCAGAGGAGAAGGATCGAtcccaggagctgggaagccagaCACTGAGCAGCCAGCGGGAATCTCTGGGGACTGCAAGAGGGGCATGGAATGCAGGTGttagcgggggaatggtcccgctactgTGGtaaactttcctggcttctgcactaccccggtgaagtgggttagcgaaaggatccgagtcctcgctcccacttcctttacccagaggcctccctgcccttgagggctccccttccactctcctgtctggcagagtcctcgtaaaccccgacaaggctgggcccaggattcctggggggctcgacccccaaccctgctgtggtcacccaggacaggggctagggtgtccccactccggagtactctctctgcactgggc
Protein-coding sequences here:
- the LOC135980016 gene encoding kinesin-like protein KIF21B gives rise to the protein MECYTEEKANKIKADYEKRLKEMNRDLQKLQAAQKEHARLLKNQSRYERELKKLQAEVAEMKKAKVALMKQMREEQQRRRLVETKRNREIAQLKKEQRRQEFQIRALESQKRQQEIVL